Within the Cryptococcus neoformans var. neoformans B-3501A chromosome 1, whole genome shotgun sequence genome, the region ggtccatcatcctccGACGATGAATCACAGGTCCAATCATCACTGCTGAGCCTAGAGAGGGAGTCTTTTTTTAGTAGCTCCGCATGAAAAGTATCTGTTTTCAGTGTCGCaattttcttcatcatcacgGCAATCTTCGCTACCAGAAcgccaaggagaagagttgCCTCTATCATAGATATTGTCGGCTGTGGAGGGAGGAACAGGCTCAAAGACATATTCGCCGGTAGCGTCTTCTGATGTCAGATCAAATAGTCTCCTTCAATTCTTTATTAGTACATCTTTATCATCACTCTTCTGTTTGCGTCTTTTCTTCGTTCCGACGGCGGAGtgcttttccttttcttttggcCTGATTAACGTAGGAATGAAAGGGATTCGACTTTCTTTTTTAGAAACATTAAAACTAGACATCAGGCGCCGGGAAGATTGGGAAGCTTGCTGATTTGGGGTGTGAGGGGAGATTTGGGACATTTTCATAGGTGCAAATGCTATTATCCAATATCTCCCAGACCTTCCAGGAACTTTTGATAGTCGTCGTCCACATCCCGTTTCTCTTCAGACCCGTTTTTCCCAAGTACGCCGTGTGCACCCCCAAGAACCCCACTCAACTTGCCCAGGAGTCCTTCCCCCTCCGCCAGCTTGGGTCGTTTGATCTCATCCccgtcttcatcaatctcaCCAGCTCCCGGTGCTGCATTCACTGTCATTCCACCTGCGCCATTAGAAGAACCGCCAGGACCTGCTTTACGTCGCCTGACGCCTCGCGGAACGAACGCTGTCGTTTCCTTGCGTAAATCACGCAGCACAGGGGCGGCAGAAATTTCTCCTGATGCTCCGGGCACTCCTGCAGATTGTGTAATGGGGGCTTTTGCATCGCTTGACGCAGCGACAGGTATGGGTTTAGGGGATGCAGATGTGGAGACACCGGTACCGCTTGGTCCAGAAGGTCGAGTCGGCAGAGCATGTGCCATCTTGTGCGCCTGGTAAGGAATAGTTGGCTTATTGCTCAATGGGTCTTGCACAGGTACCGGTGGCCTATTATGAGCAACATTAGGGGCGTGAGGCCGTGGTGGCATGGGGGGACGTAAGCCAGGtgggggtggaggaggtacACCATAGGCGAAATGATGGGGAGGTCGGTATCCTGCCGATGGCGGGAAAAATCCTGAGCCACTGGGCGGCAAAGGCGGGCCACTCGGCAGAGGCGGTACCGGCAAAATGGCCTGTGGCTCCGGAGGCAGTCCCTCGGGTAGCGGAATGTCGTCTGAATCATCAGAatcatcgccatcgccctcttcatcactgtCTGGTGGCGGACCTTCAGGCATGACTATATCGTCGTcgctttcatcttcctcgctctcttcttcctcggctGTTACAACCCATTGAGATCAGTAGTTGACTGGGAGATTGGAAAGGTAAGGGTTAAGACGTGAGAAACTTACTTCTTTCACGGTAGGGCATTCCGGGCGGAGGGACACCGAATGGGTTATATACTGGATCATAATAGACACTCCTCTTTGGGTTCCTCAGTCTCCCTCGTTCATCGTAAAGCTGCTTCCCCGATCCAGACCCCTCGCCTTCACCGTCTTGGTCCTGCTCAGTCTTGCGCCGTATGTTGTATATGCGATCATGTTCCTCTGGATGTTCCGAGACGTATTTTTCCTTTAGCTTTGAAACATACTGCAACTCTGATTCCAACTCTTGgattttcttcttgttggATGGATTATCTGCGCAATGGTAAGGTAAGGATGAGAAAGCTCTACACGTTAAcacaaaagaaaagggcTACTGCACATACTCTCAGCCTTGAGAGAACGAATTTCTGTTTCGAGCTCTCTTGTATCCTTCTTTACAGTCTGTGTCTCTCTTGCTTTCTGCCTTGCTTCTTTGTTCTACTTTCTATCAGCTCCTATCCGAAATTTCCATGTCAGCAGACCTACCTTTTTGAGCTCTTTCGCCTTGAGCTGCTTGCCTGTGATTCAAGGTAGTTGTTAGCGTTTGGCCGAGACTCAGATATCGCAACGTACGATACGCCTCTGCTGGATTGTGGCTCTTCTTAGCCATGATTATATGGTTCTACCGATAGACGTAAAGCGGATTACTATATTGTTCTTTTTGAGGATTTACATGCATAGCTATCGTCATCGGCGGTCAAAACAAGTGCAGCAATCGAGGTACATGCATTGTGAGGAGCGCTTTCTTAATTGCACCCCCACACAACGACGTCACTATATCATCGTCGGCCACCTCACCGTCGTCACGACCAAGcatctctcctctttccattcctcttctcggcCCGTCACAACACCATGTCAGACTACGCGTTCCGAAAGATCGATATCGATGCgttggatgaggatgttcTCCTGCCGTCTGATCTGTATGACCCCGATCCGAGAGGACCTGACGGTGTGCTGGAAGATGCGAAGCGAAGGAGTGCAGACGTTAGGGGTTTGGTGAGCCGGTGAGTTGTTCGGTTCGTGTCTTTGCGGGCGGCTTGGCGTATGGCAAGTCCAGGGCATAAATTGGATGAGAGAATTAAAAAGAGAGTTCTAACATGAGAGTAGAGGCGATGTGGCAGGTGCCCTCAGTACAATCTTGACAGATCCGCCATATGGGGACGGTGTGGATGAAGCCAAGGTAAGAAGCCGTGGTCAAATCTCACAATACCATGCTTACCgttgtcttctttcaaaTCAATTCCGGCAGAGTCTCACgacttcctctcttctacTCATCCTCAATTCCACACGCTCAGCTGATATCCCCACCATGATCAAGAATCTCGACCAAGTACAGCAAGACCGATTGATGGCGTACCTGTACAAGGGAATGGCGGTATTGGCTCAGGGCGGAGAAGTCAGTGGAAGTGTACTCCTGACGTGGCATGAAAAGGTGAGATTTAAATGCTGGGAGTTATGGCTGCTCCTTTTAAATGGGTACTGTTTGCTGATCCAGCAATTTATTATGGTTTTTTTACAGCTTACCGAGGTTGCAGGCGTTGGGTGTATTGTGCGAGTGATGACTGACCGGAAAACGTTGTAAAAATGCGGACATTGAACAGACGCAGATGTAAACGGCCAGTGTAATAAGGGCTTTGTAGATATACCATGAATATGGTCAACAACTAGTTTTACGCGCCATGATTCTTGgactgaaaaaaaaaggtcaagACGACCATAAATGATCTTGATCCATACACGGTGCACCAATGTCTATCATAAGAGCCGGCTTCCCTCATTCCCCTATCGTCAtccattttttttggctCATCCCCATGTCTTACTTCCTTCCGTATCGTGCCTTCTTGCCAAGGTCGAAAGGCACATACCTGTACTTGATCATATGTCTGCATTCCGTGTCAGCATCCCATGTCAAACGCCCCCGAATGAAATTGCCAAACGCACTGAATCTGTCTGCGCATAGTCAATCCAAACAAGGTGAAAAAGTAGACGAGCAGAATGGGCCAGTACACGGGAACGTCGGTGGCGCGCGTAATGGTACAAAGCAGAGCGATGGCATTAGCCTTGGTGGCAGAGTACCAGAATTTGAACTCTGCGGTAACATTAGCGTCCGTGTACTGGTGCATAATAAGCAGATACTGACCTGGAAG harbors:
- a CDS encoding hypothetical protein (Similar to gi|42541156|gb|AAS19471.1| EARLY FLOWERING 5 [Arabidopsis thaliana], FASTA scores: opt: 428, E(): 1.1e-09, (31.429% identity (53.714% similar) in 350 aa overlap (4-330:8-313))); the protein is MAKKSHNPAEAYRKQLKAKELKKNKEARQKARETQTVKKDTRELETEIRSLKAENNPSNKKKIQELESELQYVSKLKEKYVSEHPEEHDRIYNIRRKTEQDQDGEGEGSGSGKQLYDERGRLRNPKRSVYYDPVYNPFGVPPPGMPYRERTEEEESEEDESDDDIVMPEGPPPDSDEEGDGDDSDDSDDIPLPEGLPPEPQAILPVPPLPSGPPLPPSGSGFFPPSAGYRPPHHFAYGVPPPPPPGLRPPMPPRPHAPNVAHNRPPVPVQDPLSNKPTIPYQAHKMAHALPTRPSGPSGTGVSTSASPKPIPVAASSDAKAPITQSAGVPGASGEISAAPVLRDLRKETTAFVPRGVRRRKAGPGGSSNGAGGMTVNAAPGAGEIDEDGDEIKRPKLAEGEGLLGKLSGVLGGAHGVLGKNGSEEKRDVDDDYQKFLEGLGDIG
- a CDS encoding hypothetical protein (Match to ESTs gb|CF194784.1|CF194784, gb|CF186634.1|CF186634, gb|CF186000.1|CF186000; Similar to gi|46098193|gb|EAK83426.1| hypothetical protein UM02388.1 [Ustilago maydis 521], FASTA scores: opt: 513, E(): 4.8e-28, (52.597% identity (77.273% similar) in 154 aa overlap (6-156:4-154)); HMMPfam hit to P16-Arc, ARP2/3 complex 16 kDa subunit (p16-Arc), score: 146.2, E(): 7.1e-41), which produces MSDYAFRKIDIDALDEDVLLPSDLYDPDPRGPDGVLEDAKRRSADVRGLVSRGDVAGALSTILTDPPYGDGVDEAKSLTTSSLLLILNSTRSADIPTMIKNLDQVQQDRLMAYLYKGMAVLAQGGEVSGSVLLTWHEKLTEVAGVGCIVRVMTDRKTL